One segment of Cetobacterium sp. NK01 DNA contains the following:
- the recN gene encoding DNA repair protein RecN, with protein sequence MLKELKIENLAIIEKVDLEFKNGLIVLTGETGAGKSIILSGINLLIGEKASADMVRDGEDYLLAQGVFAVNEEQEAELKELGIDAEDNEVIVRRHIDKNGKGKAFVNNIRVPMSSLKEIMGTLVDIVGQHSHQMLLNKSNHLRLLDRFLGEEGVSIKKQLENIYNEYSSLERRIQDVEKNKKETLEKKEFYEFQLEEIDKVNLKDGEDEKLEEEYKKLFHAGKIKEKLSLTENILKDDEKNALNIIYNSRKNLETISKYGKEFQENLERLERVYYDLQDCVDSIRDLNDDIEADDIRLEKVISRLDAINRLKSKYGDEISEILEYREKVDEKLQLLDENSFQVKKLTKERDEAKERYYILAKKLSEIRKLKANIIEDNLQDELKGLNMGDANFKIEFEESETMTASGIDQVEFMISTNIGQGLKPLWKVASGGEVSRIMLAIKVIFSKVDNIPILIFDEIDTGVGGETVRKIANKLMEIGETTQVMSITHSPAIAAKATQQFFIEKKLIDNRTITQVKELNKEERVREIARMLAGKNISEAVIEHAKELLGDE encoded by the coding sequence ATGTTAAAAGAGTTAAAAATAGAAAATTTAGCAATAATAGAAAAAGTCGACTTAGAATTTAAAAATGGATTGATTGTTTTAACAGGAGAAACAGGTGCAGGAAAATCTATAATTTTAAGTGGAATAAATCTTCTGATTGGTGAAAAAGCAAGTGCAGATATGGTTAGAGATGGTGAGGATTATCTTTTAGCTCAAGGAGTTTTTGCAGTTAATGAAGAACAAGAAGCAGAGTTAAAGGAATTAGGAATTGATGCTGAAGATAATGAAGTAATCGTAAGAAGACATATAGATAAGAATGGTAAAGGAAAAGCTTTTGTAAACAATATTAGGGTACCTATGTCGAGCTTAAAAGAGATAATGGGAACATTAGTAGATATTGTAGGACAGCATTCGCACCAAATGCTATTAAATAAGTCTAATCATCTAAGACTTTTAGATAGATTTTTAGGAGAAGAGGGAGTTTCTATAAAAAAACAACTAGAAAATATCTATAATGAATATTCAAGTTTAGAAAGAAGAATTCAAGATGTAGAAAAAAACAAGAAGGAAACTTTAGAAAAAAAGGAATTTTATGAATTTCAACTTGAAGAGATCGATAAAGTAAATTTAAAAGATGGTGAGGATGAAAAGCTAGAAGAGGAGTATAAAAAATTATTTCATGCTGGTAAAATAAAAGAAAAATTATCGTTAACTGAAAATATTTTGAAGGACGATGAAAAAAATGCTTTAAATATAATATATAACAGCAGAAAAAATTTAGAAACAATTTCAAAATATGGGAAAGAGTTTCAAGAGAACTTAGAAAGATTAGAAAGAGTATACTACGATTTACAAGATTGTGTGGATTCAATAAGAGATTTAAATGATGATATAGAAGCAGATGATATAAGATTAGAAAAAGTTATATCGAGATTAGATGCAATTAATCGTTTAAAATCTAAATATGGAGATGAGATATCCGAAATATTAGAATATAGAGAGAAAGTAGATGAAAAGCTTCAGCTTTTAGATGAAAATAGCTTTCAGGTAAAAAAATTAACAAAAGAAAGAGATGAAGCAAAAGAGAGATATTATATTTTAGCAAAAAAACTTAGTGAAATTAGAAAATTAAAAGCTAATATAATTGAAGACAACTTGCAAGATGAATTAAAGGGTTTAAATATGGGAGATGCAAACTTTAAAATAGAGTTTGAAGAATCAGAAACAATGACAGCTAGTGGAATAGACCAAGTAGAATTTATGATTTCAACTAATATAGGTCAAGGTTTAAAACCTTTATGGAAAGTCGCTTCTGGTGGAGAAGTAAGCAGAATTATGTTAGCTATAAAAGTTATTTTTTCAAAAGTGGATAATATTCCAATACTGATTTTTGATGAGATCGATACTGGTGTTGGAGGAGAAACTGTTAGAAAGATAGCTAATAAACTTATGGAAATAGGAGAAACTACTCAGGTTATGAGTATAACTCATTCCCCGGCAATAGCAGCTAAAGCTACACAACAATTTTTTATAGAGAAAAAATTAATAGATAATCGAACTATAACTCAAGTTAAAGAATTAAATAAAGAGGAAAGAGTTCGGGAGATTGCTAGAATGTTAGCAGGAAAAAATATATCAGAGGCAGTAATTGAGCATGCTAAAGAATTATTAGGTGATGAATAG
- a CDS encoding NAD(+)/NADH kinase, translating into MKGTIIYNEDKIEAVKLYHDLKEFFIEKDIEIVPKTDILEANFAIVIGGDGTLLRASKTLIKNLKIDVFAINAGSLGFLTEIKIEEFKPTFNNYLKGRVKKESRQLLEVVIRGEVIDVLNEVVISKKNASSKILNISMCTENTKICDYKADGIIIATPTGSTAYSLSAGGPIVMPQIKAIVVTPLAPHNLATRPIIISGEEKLILTLNPKQKGCIIIDGEIEKEVENDEKILVSYSQKKINLILPENRDYYGILRDKLKWGDNLC; encoded by the coding sequence ATGAAAGGAACTATAATTTACAATGAAGATAAAATTGAAGCAGTAAAGCTATATCATGATTTGAAAGAATTTTTTATAGAAAAAGATATAGAAATAGTTCCTAAAACTGATATATTAGAAGCAAATTTTGCTATTGTAATAGGAGGAGATGGAACACTGCTAAGAGCTTCTAAAACACTAATAAAAAATCTAAAAATAGATGTTTTTGCTATAAATGCAGGTTCTTTAGGATTTTTAACAGAGATAAAAATTGAAGAGTTTAAACCAACTTTTAATAATTATTTAAAAGGAAGAGTAAAAAAAGAGAGTAGACAATTGTTAGAAGTTGTTATAAGAGGAGAAGTTATAGATGTACTAAACGAAGTTGTAATTTCTAAAAAAAATGCTAGTTCAAAAATTTTGAATATATCAATGTGTACAGAAAATACAAAAATATGTGATTATAAAGCTGATGGAATAATAATTGCTACTCCAACAGGTTCAACAGCATATTCTCTTTCAGCTGGAGGACCAATTGTAATGCCTCAAATTAAAGCTATAGTTGTAACACCTTTAGCTCCTCATAATTTAGCTACAAGACCAATAATAATAAGTGGAGAAGAGAAACTAATTTTAACCTTAAATCCAAAGCAAAAAGGTTGTATAATAATAGACGGTGAGATTGAAAAAGAGGTTGAAAACGATGAGAAAATACTTGTAAGTTATTCTCAAAAAAAAATAAATCTTATTTTACCAGAAAATAGAGATTATTATGGGATTTTGAGAGATAAATTAAAGTGGGGAGATAATTTATGTTAA
- a CDS encoding murein hydrolase activator EnvC family protein — protein MRKLVVFFICTTFIFGDNVDNLKSKMKKIESEIKQKNSRIQHINSEKISVEKQIENINSEIKEIEKEGIKLQEEIKIVNRNIEYGGLNLNMSSKALDRKKSEYKAKMIEVTRKSSLESDTRERSIAKRSFSRLLYGDLESMEHIKTVQSSIEHVKKNIENDRQKLTILKRKLDSNKRSIEIKKQEKNRLISRLNQEKTTHVKTISKLEIQKKSIEKEIERIIKARSVSTKNMKLNTAVANLGKFLKPIPGNVIVKFKEKKNGEVVSNGIEIAGKMGSKVKATTSGKVIYADKFQGLNNVVMIDYGYNTIGVYGNLIAVGVKLNQQVQRGQDIGVLGLNTESKANLYYEVRFNLKPINPESLF, from the coding sequence ATGAGAAAGTTAGTAGTTTTTTTTATTTGTACAACTTTTATATTTGGAGATAACGTAGATAATTTAAAAAGTAAAATGAAAAAAATAGAAAGTGAAATAAAACAAAAAAATAGTCGAATACAACATATAAATTCAGAAAAAATAAGTGTTGAAAAGCAAATAGAAAATATAAATTCAGAAATAAAAGAGATAGAAAAAGAAGGAATAAAACTTCAAGAAGAGATAAAAATAGTAAATAGAAATATAGAATACGGCGGATTAAATTTAAATATGAGTAGTAAAGCTTTAGATAGAAAAAAATCAGAATACAAAGCGAAAATGATAGAGGTAACAAGAAAATCTAGTTTGGAAAGCGATACAAGAGAAAGAAGTATTGCAAAACGAAGTTTTTCTAGACTTTTATATGGTGATTTAGAAAGCATGGAGCATATAAAGACAGTTCAGAGCTCTATTGAGCATGTAAAGAAAAATATAGAAAATGATAGACAAAAATTAACAATATTAAAAAGAAAATTAGATTCTAATAAAAGATCAATAGAGATAAAAAAACAAGAGAAAAATAGATTAATATCAAGACTAAATCAAGAAAAAACAACTCATGTAAAAACAATTAGTAAATTAGAAATACAGAAAAAAAGTATAGAAAAGGAAATAGAAAGAATAATAAAAGCTAGAAGTGTTTCTACTAAAAATATGAAATTAAATACTGCTGTAGCTAACTTAGGTAAATTTTTAAAACCAATTCCAGGGAATGTTATCGTAAAATTTAAAGAGAAAAAAAATGGTGAAGTTGTGAGTAATGGTATTGAGATTGCAGGTAAAATGGGATCAAAAGTCAAAGCTACAACAAGTGGAAAAGTAATTTACGCAGATAAATTTCAAGGTTTAAATAATGTTGTTATGATAGATTATGGATATAATACAATAGGAGTTTATGGTAATTTAATTGCCGTAGGTGTTAAACTGAATCAACAGGTTCAAAGAGGGCAAGATATCGGAGTTTTAGGATTAAATACTGAAAGTAAAGCAAATCTTTATTATGAAGTAAGATTTAATTTAAAACCAATAAATCCAGAAAGCCTATTTTAA
- a CDS encoding cell division protein FtsX: protein MERKKGVRTFIALTLSFIIFNIFISLSSNSYFIGKVLKNDYFLTIELQNDESKEKIQEFERFLLENSNVRGARFLSKEEAFRNLQKELEIVIPKSENPLPNSIIVYFKEEKNLHAIQELLDVNPMVREIYIDSQFIQNTQRKISAANVSLFICLLLSVGMYYPITTILRGTIIRDFIIFSIKAPQNKKNFIVARNKNLIPFFVSSIVGGMIFFNIYIILREKYQQILSTLILQSFKQIIVIEIIATLILLILAWQSTGKLKKDEV, encoded by the coding sequence ATGGAAAGAAAAAAGGGAGTAAGAACATTTATAGCATTAACATTAAGTTTTATAATATTTAATATATTTATTTCATTATCTTCTAATAGCTATTTTATTGGGAAAGTATTAAAAAATGATTATTTTTTAACAATAGAGTTACAAAATGACGAATCAAAAGAAAAAATTCAAGAGTTTGAAAGATTTCTTTTAGAAAATTCAAATGTAAGAGGAGCAAGATTTTTGTCAAAAGAGGAAGCTTTTAGAAATTTACAAAAAGAATTAGAAATAGTAATACCTAAAAGTGAAAATCCACTACCAAATTCAATTATAGTTTATTTTAAAGAAGAAAAAAACCTTCATGCTATTCAGGAGTTACTTGATGTAAATCCTATGGTTAGAGAGATATATATAGATAGTCAATTTATACAAAATACACAGAGAAAGATAAGTGCGGCTAATGTATCTTTATTTATTTGTTTGCTTTTATCAGTGGGAATGTATTATCCAATTACTACTATACTTAGAGGAACAATAATTAGAGATTTTATAATTTTTTCAATAAAAGCTCCTCAAAATAAAAAAAATTTTATAGTTGCAAGAAATAAAAATTTAATACCTTTTTTTGTGAGTTCTATAGTTGGAGGAATGATATTTTTTAATATTTATATTATTTTAAGAGAAAAATATCAACAAATTTTATCTACTTTAATTCTTCAAAGTTTTAAACAAATTATAGTAATAGAAATTATAGCAACCTTAATTCTTTTAATTTTAGCTTGGCAATCTACAGGCAAGCTAAAAAAAGATGAGGTTTAG
- a CDS encoding transketolase family protein — protein MMKKSTRQAYGEALVELGRQNNNIVVLDADLTKSTKTNLFQETFPERHINVGIAEADLIGTAAGLATCGKIPFASTFAMFAAGRAFEQIRNTVAYPKLNVKIAPTHAGISVGEDGGSHQSIEDISLMRSIPGMVVLSPADATETKKMIFAAAEYNGPVYIRMGRLDVPVLFDDSYDFQIGVANTIKEGTDVTILATGLMTARALEAAEKLQGEGVSVRVVNVGTIKPLDGETVLKAAQETKFIVTAEEHSVIGGLGSAVSEFLSETHPTLVKKVGIYDVFGQSGKAEELLEKYELTATKLISVIKENL, from the coding sequence ATAATGAAAAAATCTACAAGACAAGCTTACGGTGAAGCATTAGTAGAGCTTGGAAGACAAAATAATAATATAGTTGTTTTAGATGCAGACTTAACAAAATCTACAAAAACAAATCTTTTTCAAGAAACTTTTCCAGAAAGACATATAAATGTTGGAATAGCTGAAGCAGATTTAATTGGAACTGCAGCAGGACTTGCTACATGTGGAAAAATACCATTTGCATCGACATTTGCCATGTTTGCAGCAGGAAGAGCTTTTGAACAAATAAGAAATACAGTAGCTTATCCAAAGTTAAATGTAAAAATAGCTCCAACACATGCTGGAATTTCAGTAGGAGAAGATGGAGGATCACACCAATCAATTGAAGATATATCTTTAATGAGAAGTATTCCTGGAATGGTAGTTCTATCACCAGCAGATGCAACAGAAACTAAAAAGATGATATTTGCAGCAGCAGAGTATAATGGACCAGTATATATAAGAATGGGAAGATTAGATGTGCCAGTATTATTTGATGATTCATATGATTTCCAAATAGGAGTAGCAAATACAATAAAAGAAGGAACTGATGTTACAATATTAGCAACAGGACTTATGACAGCAAGAGCTTTAGAAGCAGCAGAAAAGTTACAAGGTGAAGGAGTTTCAGTAAGAGTAGTAAATGTAGGAACAATAAAACCTTTAGATGGAGAGACAGTTTTAAAGGCTGCTCAAGAAACGAAGTTTATTGTAACAGCTGAGGAGCACTCAGTAATAGGTGGACTTGGATCAGCAGTATCAGAATTCTTATCAGAAACGCATCCAACATTAGTGAAAAAAGTTGGAATCTATGATGTATTTGGTCAGAGTGGAAAAGCTGAAGAGCTATTAGAGAAATATGAATTAACAGCAACAAAATTAATATCAGTAATAAAAGAAAACTTATAG
- a CDS encoding transketolase, with translation MRDINFLVEQATKIRKDIVQMICKAKSGHPGGSLSAADIVTALYFSEMNIDPKNPKMEGRDRFVLSKGHAAPVLYSALAERGYFDRELLGTLRAYGSPLQGHPDMKKLPGIEISTGSLGQGLSVANGMALSARISGENYRTYVLMGDGELQEGQVWEAAMSAAHFKLDSICAFIDSNNLQIDGNVDKIMGVEPLDKKWEAFGWNVIVIDGHNFQEIFDALDKARETKGQPTVIIAKTVKGKGVSFMEDVCGFHGVAPTCEETERAIAELEKVSEI, from the coding sequence ATGAGAGACATTAATTTTTTAGTAGAACAAGCTACTAAAATAAGAAAAGATATTGTTCAAATGATTTGTAAAGCAAAATCAGGTCATCCAGGAGGTTCGTTATCAGCTGCAGATATAGTAACTGCACTATATTTTTCAGAAATGAATATAGATCCGAAAAACCCTAAAATGGAGGGAAGAGATAGATTTGTTTTATCAAAAGGACATGCAGCTCCAGTACTTTACTCTGCATTAGCTGAAAGAGGATATTTTGATAGAGAACTTTTAGGAACTTTAAGAGCTTATGGATCACCACTACAAGGACATCCAGATATGAAAAAACTTCCAGGAATAGAGATTTCAACAGGTTCTTTAGGACAAGGATTATCTGTAGCTAATGGAATGGCACTATCAGCTAGAATCTCAGGAGAAAATTATAGAACTTATGTTTTAATGGGAGATGGAGAGCTACAAGAGGGGCAAGTATGGGAAGCAGCTATGTCAGCAGCACATTTTAAACTTGACTCAATATGCGCTTTCATTGACTCAAACAATCTTCAAATAGATGGAAATGTGGACAAAATTATGGGTGTAGAACCTCTAGATAAAAAATGGGAAGCTTTTGGATGGAATGTAATTGTAATTGATGGACACAATTTCCAAGAGATATTTGATGCTTTAGATAAAGCGAGAGAGACAAAAGGACAACCTACAGTTATTATTGCTAAAACTGTAAAAGGTAAAGGAGTGTCATTTATGGAAGATGTTTGTGGTTTCCATGGAGTTGCTCCAACTTGTGAAGAGACAGAAAGAGCAATAGCAGAGCTTGAAAAAGTATCAGAGATATAA
- the tuf gene encoding elongation factor Tu: MAKEKFERSKPHVNIGTIGHVDHGKTTTTAAISKVLSDMGLAKKVDFANIDAAPEERERGITINTAHIEYETVERHYAHVDCPGHADYVKNMITGAAQMDGAILVVSAADGPMPQTREHILLSRQVGVPYIVVYLNKADMVDDEELLELVEMEVRELLTEYGFPGDDLPVIMGSSLGAMNGEEKWVNQIKALMDAVDSYIPTPARAVDQPFLMPIEDVFTITGRGTVVTGRVERGIVKVGEEIEIVGIKDTTKSTCTGVEMFRKLLDQGQAGDNIGALLRGIKKEDVERGQVLCKPGSILPHTGFKSEVYVLTKEEGGRHTPFFSGYRPQFYFRTTDITGAISLPEGVEMVMPGDNIEMTVELIHPIAMEPGLRFAIREGGRTVASGVVAEITK, from the coding sequence ATGGCTAAAGAAAAATTTGAAAGAAGCAAACCGCACGTTAACATTGGAACAATCGGACACGTTGACCACGGAAAAACAACAACAACAGCAGCAATATCAAAAGTATTATCAGATATGGGACTAGCTAAGAAAGTAGATTTCGCTAACATCGACGCTGCACCAGAAGAGAGAGAAAGAGGAATCACAATCAATACAGCTCACATCGAGTACGAAACAGTAGAGAGACACTATGCGCACGTTGACTGTCCAGGTCACGCGGACTACGTAAAGAACATGATCACTGGAGCAGCACAAATGGACGGAGCTATCTTAGTTGTATCAGCAGCAGATGGTCCAATGCCACAAACAAGAGAGCACATCCTATTATCAAGACAGGTTGGAGTTCCATACATCGTAGTATACTTAAACAAAGCTGACATGGTAGACGACGAAGAGTTATTAGAGTTAGTTGAAATGGAAGTAAGAGAGTTATTAACAGAGTACGGATTCCCAGGAGACGATCTACCAGTAATAATGGGATCATCTTTAGGAGCAATGAACGGAGAAGAGAAATGGGTTAACCAAATCAAAGCTCTAATGGACGCTGTAGATTCTTACATACCAACACCTGCAAGAGCAGTAGACCAACCATTCCTAATGCCAATTGAGGATGTATTCACAATTACAGGAAGAGGAACAGTTGTAACTGGAAGAGTAGAAAGAGGAATTGTAAAAGTTGGAGAAGAGATTGAAATAGTAGGAATCAAAGATACTACAAAATCAACTTGTACAGGAGTAGAGATGTTCAGAAAGCTGTTAGATCAAGGTCAAGCAGGAGATAACATCGGAGCATTATTAAGAGGAATCAAGAAAGAGGATGTTGAAAGAGGACAAGTATTATGTAAGCCAGGATCAATATTACCACATACAGGATTCAAATCAGAGGTATACGTATTAACTAAGGAAGAGGGAGGAAGACATACTCCATTCTTCTCAGGATACAGACCACAGTTCTACTTCAGAACTACAGATATAACTGGAGCAATCAGCTTACCTGAGGGAGTAGAAATGGTAATGCCAGGAGACAACATTGAGATGACAGTAGAGTTAATCCACCCAATCGCAATGGAACCAGGATTAAGATTCGCGATCAGAGAGGGAGGAAGAACAGTAGCTTCTGGAGTTGTTGCAGAAATTACTAAGTAA
- a CDS encoding L-threonylcarbamoyladenylate synthase produces MKRIVFKEDNIDFEVLKNILKNDGIIIYPTDTVYGVGASIDSLKGIEKIYVAKERNFKSPLIALLSKAEYIEKIAVIDNDKRIILEKLTKEFWPGALTIILNKKNNVPDIMVSGGKTVGVRIPALKLAQDIIDKVGGILPTTSANISGEITPRSYDELDNKFKERVDIIIDGGESPLGIESTIIDLTKEVPIILREGAIKKETIEKLIGKI; encoded by the coding sequence ATGAAAAGAATTGTATTTAAAGAAGACAATATTGACTTTGAAGTTCTTAAAAATATCTTAAAAAATGATGGAATAATAATTTATCCTACAGATACTGTATATGGAGTAGGAGCAAGTATTGATTCTTTAAAAGGTATAGAAAAAATATATGTTGCAAAAGAAAGAAATTTTAAATCACCCTTAATAGCTCTTTTAAGTAAAGCTGAATATATAGAGAAAATAGCTGTTATAGATAATGATAAAAGAATAATTTTAGAAAAATTAACTAAAGAATTCTGGCCTGGAGCTTTAACTATTATTTTAAATAAAAAAAATAATGTTCCAGACATAATGGTTTCTGGTGGAAAAACAGTAGGAGTTAGAATTCCAGCTCTAAAATTAGCACAAGATATTATAGATAAGGTAGGAGGAATTCTACCAACAACAAGTGCAAACATATCTGGAGAAATAACACCAAGAAGCTATGATGAGTTAGATAATAAGTTTAAAGAAAGAGTTGATATTATAATTGATGGAGGAGAATCTCCTCTGGGTATAGAATCAACAATAATAGATTTAACAAAAGAAGTACCTATAATTCTTAGAGAGGGTGCTATTAAAAAGGAAACAATAGAGAAACTTATTGGAAAAATATAA
- a CDS encoding ribose-phosphate diphosphokinase: protein MERPGVKIFAGTSNVELAKKIAEKYGTSVGDVEIVRFKDGEVYVCVGETVRGRDIFVVQSTSEPVNENLMELLIFIDALKRASAKSINVIIPYYGYARQDRKSRPREPITSKLVANLLTTAGATRIVTMDLHADQIQGFFDIPVDHMQALPLLAKSFIARGMSGDKVVVVSPDIGGVKRARKLAEWLDCKIAIIDKRRPKPNMSEVMNLIGEVEGKIAIFIDDMIDTAGTITNGAEAIMARGALEAYACCTHGVFSDPAIERLEASCLKEVIITDSIALPEAKRIDKIKVVSVDEILAEAVRRIVNNESVSELFEK from the coding sequence ATGGAAAGACCTGGGGTAAAAATTTTTGCCGGAACATCGAATGTGGAATTAGCTAAAAAAATAGCTGAGAAGTATGGAACTTCTGTAGGAGATGTTGAAATTGTTAGATTTAAAGATGGAGAGGTTTATGTTTGTGTTGGTGAAACAGTAAGAGGTAGAGATATATTTGTAGTACAATCTACATCTGAACCTGTAAATGAGAATCTTATGGAATTATTAATATTTATTGATGCACTAAAAAGAGCGTCAGCAAAATCTATAAATGTTATTATTCCTTACTATGGATATGCTAGACAAGATAGAAAATCAAGACCAAGAGAGCCGATTACATCTAAACTAGTGGCAAATTTATTAACAACAGCAGGAGCAACAAGAATTGTAACTATGGATTTACACGCTGACCAAATTCAAGGATTCTTTGATATTCCAGTGGATCATATGCAAGCATTACCATTATTAGCAAAGTCATTTATAGCTAGAGGAATGTCAGGAGATAAAGTTGTTGTAGTATCACCAGATATCGGTGGAGTAAAAAGAGCAAGAAAGTTAGCAGAGTGGTTAGACTGTAAAATTGCAATAATTGATAAAAGAAGACCAAAGCCAAATATGTCAGAAGTTATGAATCTAATAGGAGAAGTTGAAGGAAAAATTGCTATTTTCATAGATGATATGATTGATACAGCAGGAACAATAACTAATGGAGCTGAAGCTATCATGGCTAGAGGTGCATTAGAGGCTTATGCATGTTGTACACATGGAGTATTCTCAGATCCAGCTATAGAGAGATTGGAAGCATCTTGTTTAAAAGAGGTTATTATAACAGATTCAATAGCATTACCTGAAGCAAAAAGAATAGATAAAATAAAAGTAGTTTCTGTAGATGAAATTTTAGCAGAAGCAGTGAGAAGAATTGTAAATAATGAATCAGTGTCTGAGTTATTTGAAAAGTAA
- the glmU gene encoding bifunctional UDP-N-acetylglucosamine diphosphorylase/glucosamine-1-phosphate N-acetyltransferase GlmU, with translation MSLKTLILAAGKGTRMKSELPKVLHKVCGVPMVQKIVNTCSKIGSIENILILGHKKEEILKVLPDIKYVVQEEQLGTGHAVIQAKEKLKDFDGTVMILCGDTPLLREETLKNLYNYHIETGATTTILTSIYENPFGYGRIVKENGKVIGIVEEKEATKEIKAIKEVNAGVYCFNSKELLIALEKIDNNNEKGEYYLTDVISINVKSGKKVEAFLLEDNNEILGINSKVELEQANSIMRDRINLAHMENGVILIDQKSTYIEESVEIEQDTIIYPGALLQGNTKIGKNCEILGNTRIIDCLIGNNVKIESSVLEESTIEDKVTIGPFAHLRPKSHLKEEVHIGNFVEVKKSTLEKGVKAGHLTYLGDATVGEKTNIGAGTITCNYDGKNKFKTTIGKNAFIGSDTMLVAPINIGENALVGAGSVITKDVPENALAVSRSKQVIKFDWRK, from the coding sequence ATGAGTTTAAAGACATTAATTTTAGCAGCTGGAAAAGGAACTAGAATGAAATCAGAGTTGCCAAAAGTTTTACATAAAGTTTGTGGAGTACCAATGGTACAAAAAATTGTAAATACGTGTAGTAAAATTGGATCAATTGAAAATATATTAATATTAGGACATAAAAAAGAAGAGATATTAAAAGTACTGCCTGATATTAAGTATGTAGTTCAAGAGGAACAATTAGGAACTGGTCATGCTGTAATTCAAGCTAAAGAAAAATTAAAAGATTTTGATGGTACGGTTATGATTTTATGTGGAGATACACCTTTACTAAGAGAAGAAACCTTAAAAAACTTATATAACTATCATATAGAAACTGGAGCAACAACAACAATATTAACATCAATTTATGAAAATCCTTTTGGTTATGGAAGAATAGTAAAAGAAAATGGAAAAGTTATTGGTATTGTGGAAGAAAAAGAGGCAACAAAAGAGATAAAAGCAATAAAAGAGGTTAATGCAGGAGTTTATTGTTTTAATTCTAAGGAGTTATTAATAGCTTTAGAAAAAATAGATAATAATAATGAAAAAGGTGAATATTATTTAACAGATGTAATATCAATAAATGTAAAATCTGGGAAAAAAGTAGAAGCTTTTTTATTAGAAGATAATAATGAAATACTTGGTATAAATTCTAAAGTTGAATTAGAACAAGCCAATAGTATTATGAGAGATAGAATAAATTTAGCTCATATGGAAAATGGAGTTATATTAATAGATCAAAAAAGCACGTATATAGAAGAATCTGTTGAAATTGAACAAGATACAATAATATATCCAGGAGCTTTATTGCAGGGAAATACAAAAATTGGTAAAAATTGTGAAATATTAGGTAATACAAGAATCATAGATTGTTTGATAGGAAATAATGTAAAAATTGAAAGCTCAGTGCTAGAAGAAAGTACTATTGAAGATAAAGTAACTATAGGTCCTTTTGCTCATTTAAGACCGAAGTCTCATTTAAAAGAAGAAGTTCATATAGGAAACTTTGTAGAAGTCAAAAAATCAACTCTTGAAAAAGGTGTTAAGGCAGGACATTTGACATATTTAGGAGATGCTACAGTAGGAGAAAAAACCAATATAGGAGCAGGAACAATAACTTGTAACTATGATGGAAAAAATAAATTCAAAACCACAATTGGAAAAAATGCTTTTATAGGAAGTGATACGATGTTAGTGGCTCCTATTAATATAGGAGAAAATGCGTTGGTTGGAGCTGGATCAGTTATAACGAAAGATGTACCAGAAAATGCATTAGCAGTATCAAGAAGTAAACAAGTTATAAAATTTGATTGGAGGAAATAG